In Alloyangia pacifica, the following proteins share a genomic window:
- the kynU gene encoding kynureninase — translation MIYLDGNSLGPLPKATPARIQKMLTEEWGEHLITGWNACSWMEMPTRLGDRIGRLIGAETGHTVVGDTLSIKVFQALAAAVALNPGRKVILSDTGNFPSDLYMAEGLIELLGEDYELRLAEPHRLEEEITEEVAVLLVTEVDYRTGRRHDVAALTAKAHEMGALAIWDLAHSAGAVPVDVAGGKADFAVGCTYKYLNAGPGAPAFIYVAPRHAEHAEPALSGWLGHDTPFAFERSYRPAPGIERMRVGTPPVMQMAALDAALDVWDRLDMAEVRKRSLALTGLMIEEVETHCPGLKLATPRDNDMRGSQVSFRFEHGYAAMQALIDQGVIGDFRAPDIMRFGITPLYIGEDEVREAVEILARILRGALWDQPKYQQRKRVT, via the coding sequence ATGATCTATCTCGACGGCAACTCGCTGGGGCCTCTGCCCAAGGCGACCCCGGCCCGCATCCAGAAGATGCTCACCGAGGAATGGGGCGAGCACCTCATCACCGGATGGAACGCCTGCAGCTGGATGGAGATGCCGACCCGTCTCGGCGACCGAATCGGCCGACTGATCGGGGCGGAGACCGGCCACACGGTGGTCGGCGACACACTGTCGATCAAGGTTTTCCAGGCGCTAGCCGCCGCCGTGGCGCTGAACCCCGGGCGCAAGGTGATCCTGTCCGACACCGGCAACTTCCCGTCGGACCTCTATATGGCCGAGGGGCTGATCGAGCTGCTGGGCGAGGACTACGAGCTGCGCCTCGCCGAGCCGCATCGGCTGGAAGAGGAAATCACCGAGGAGGTCGCCGTGCTCTTGGTGACCGAGGTCGACTACCGCACCGGTCGCCGCCACGATGTCGCTGCGCTCACCGCCAAGGCACACGAGATGGGCGCGCTGGCGATCTGGGATCTGGCGCATTCGGCCGGCGCCGTGCCGGTCGACGTGGCGGGCGGCAAGGCTGACTTCGCCGTCGGCTGCACCTACAAGTACCTCAACGCCGGCCCCGGTGCGCCCGCCTTCATCTACGTCGCCCCGCGCCACGCCGAACACGCCGAGCCGGCGCTCTCGGGCTGGCTCGGCCATGACACGCCCTTCGCCTTCGAGCGCAGCTACCGCCCCGCCCCCGGCATCGAGCGGATGCGCGTCGGCACCCCGCCGGTGATGCAGATGGCGGCGCTCGACGCGGCGCTCGACGTCTGGGACAGGCTCGACATGGCCGAGGTCCGCAAGCGCTCGCTGGCGCTGACCGGGCTGATGATCGAGGAGGTCGAAACCCACTGCCCGGGCCTCAAGCTTGCCACCCCGCGCGACAACGACATGCGCGGCAGCCAGGTCAGCTTCCGCTTCGAGCATGGCTACGCGGCGATGCAGGCGCTGATCGACCAGGGCGTGATCGGCGACTTCCGCGCCCCCGACATCATGCGCTTCGGCATCACCCCGCTCTACATCGGCGAGGACGAGGTGCGCGAGGCGGTCGAAATCCTCGCCCGCATCCTGCGCGGCGCACTCTGGGACCAGCCCAAGTACCAGCAGCGCAAGCGGGTCACCTGA
- the rpsF gene encoding 30S ribosomal protein S6, which produces MPLYEHVFIARQDLSNAQAEGLVEHFGTVLSDNGGKVVESEYWGVKTMAYKINKNRKGHYAFLKTDAPASAVQEMERLMRLHDDVMRVLTIKVDEHAEGPSVQMQKRDEREGRGDRRPRN; this is translated from the coding sequence ATGCCGCTTTATGAGCATGTTTTCATTGCGCGTCAGGACCTTTCCAACGCGCAGGCTGAAGGTCTCGTCGAACATTTCGGCACCGTCCTCTCGGACAACGGCGGCAAGGTCGTCGAATCCGAGTACTGGGGCGTGAAGACCATGGCCTACAAGATCAACAAGAACCGCAAGGGCCACTACGCCTTCCTCAAGACCGATGCCCCCGCATCGGCCGTGCAGGAAATGGAGCGTCTGATGCGCCTGCATGACGACGTTATGCGCGTTCTGACCATCAAGGTCGATGAGCATGCCGAGGGCCCCTCGGTGCAGATGCAGAAGCGCGACGAGCGCGAGGGCCGCGGCGACCGCCGTCCCCGTAACTGA
- a CDS encoding YceI family protein, which yields MKSLLLAGAVALAPIAAFAAPETYVFDASHTQIVFSYNHLGFSTGYGMFGGFEGEIQYDAEDPAASSVTTSWDVTTMLTGWEGRYEHFMSDDFFGASDDKTVSFTSKSIEVTGDDTGLITGDLTLNGVTKEVVLDAVLTQAGEHPMEGKPWLGFHATTTLIRSDYNLGMFAPYVSDEVEVEISIEAMKAE from the coding sequence ATGAAATCCCTTCTTCTCGCCGGCGCCGTCGCGCTCGCCCCGATCGCAGCCTTTGCCGCCCCCGAGACCTATGTCTTCGACGCAAGCCACACGCAGATTGTCTTCTCCTACAACCACCTCGGCTTCTCGACCGGCTACGGCATGTTCGGCGGCTTCGAGGGTGAGATCCAGTACGACGCCGAAGACCCGGCCGCGTCCAGCGTCACCACCTCCTGGGACGTGACCACCATGCTCACCGGCTGGGAAGGCCGCTACGAGCACTTCATGAGCGACGATTTCTTCGGCGCCTCGGATGACAAGACCGTCTCCTTCACCTCGAAGTCCATTGAAGTGACCGGCGATGACACCGGCCTGATCACCGGCGATCTGACCCTCAACGGCGTGACCAAGGAGGTCGTGCTCGACGCGGTCCTGACCCAGGCGGGCGAACACCCGATGGAAGGCAAGCCCTGGCTCGGCTTCCACGCCACCACCACGCTGATCCGCTCGGACTACAACCTCGGCATGTTCGCGCCCTACGTCAGCGACGAGGTCGAGGTCGAGATCTCGATCGAGGCGATGAAGGCCGAGTAA
- a CDS encoding GlcG/HbpS family heme-binding protein: MAGISLSRARTIIRKALEAGKEAGMAPLSVVVLDEGGHVQAFERQDGASPGRFEIAFGKAYGAVMLGMPGSAQMARAESQAYFIAAANGAFGGKLIPVPGGVLVKDSKGRTLGAVGVTGDSSDNDAAAAKAGIEAVGLTALI, translated from the coding sequence ATGGCTGGAATTTCGCTGAGCCGGGCGCGGACGATCATCCGCAAGGCGCTCGAGGCCGGGAAAGAGGCGGGCATGGCGCCGCTGTCGGTGGTGGTGCTCGACGAGGGCGGCCACGTGCAGGCCTTCGAGCGGCAGGACGGCGCCTCGCCCGGGCGCTTCGAGATCGCCTTCGGCAAGGCCTATGGCGCGGTGATGTTGGGGATGCCCGGCTCGGCGCAGATGGCGCGGGCCGAAAGCCAGGCCTATTTCATCGCCGCCGCCAACGGCGCGTTCGGCGGCAAGCTGATCCCGGTGCCGGGCGGCGTATTGGTCAAGGATTCCAAGGGCCGCACTCTGGGCGCGGTGGGAGTCACCGGCGACAGCTCGGACAACGATGCGGCTGCCGCAAAAGCGGGCATCGAGGCGGTGGGGCTGACGGCACTCATCTGA
- a CDS encoding Re/Si-specific NAD(P)(+) transhydrogenase subunit alpha: MKIGTPTEIFEGEARVAMTPDSALQLQKLGYDCLIQSGAGAKAGFADAAYEAAGVTVVQDAAALWAQADIVAKVRPPSEEEVAHLTPEKLLISFFYPASNEALMKQAADVGASVIAMDMVPRISRAQKMDALSSMANIAGYRAVIEAGNNFGRFFTGQVTAAGKVPPAKVLIVGAGVAGLAAIGTSTSLGAITYAFDVRPEVAEQVESMGAEFVYLDFEEEQADGSASGGYASVSSPEFREAQLAKFRELAPEMDIVITTALIPNREAPELWTEDMVKAMKPGSVIVDLAAERGGNCKLTVMDEKIVTDNGVTIIGYTDFPSRMATQSSTLYATNIRHMMSDLTPGKTDGTVVHNMEDDVIRGATIAHGKDVTFPPPPPKTKAIAAQKPKEKAPELTPEQKRAQEVAAFKAQTKQQVTLLTIGAVLLLAVGLVAPASFMQHFIVFVLSVFVGFQVIWNVSHSLHTPLMAVTNAISSIIILGALMQIGSGNWLVIILAALSVFMAGINIFGGFLVTRRMLAMFQKS, translated from the coding sequence GTGAAGATCGGAACGCCGACAGAGATTTTCGAGGGAGAGGCGCGCGTCGCCATGACCCCGGACTCGGCGCTGCAACTGCAGAAGCTGGGATATGATTGCCTGATCCAGTCAGGCGCCGGCGCGAAGGCAGGCTTTGCCGACGCGGCCTATGAGGCCGCTGGCGTGACCGTGGTTCAGGATGCCGCCGCCCTGTGGGCGCAGGCGGATATCGTCGCCAAGGTCCGCCCGCCGAGCGAAGAGGAAGTGGCGCATCTGACGCCCGAGAAACTGCTGATCTCGTTCTTCTATCCTGCCTCGAACGAGGCACTGATGAAGCAGGCCGCCGATGTGGGCGCCAGCGTGATCGCGATGGACATGGTCCCGCGCATCAGCCGCGCGCAGAAGATGGACGCCCTGTCGTCCATGGCCAATATCGCCGGCTACCGCGCGGTGATCGAGGCGGGCAACAACTTCGGCCGCTTCTTCACCGGTCAGGTGACCGCCGCCGGCAAGGTGCCGCCCGCCAAGGTGCTGATTGTCGGCGCAGGCGTGGCCGGTCTTGCGGCCATCGGCACCTCGACCTCGCTCGGCGCGATCACCTACGCCTTCGACGTGCGGCCCGAAGTGGCCGAGCAGGTCGAGAGCATGGGCGCCGAATTCGTCTACCTCGACTTCGAGGAAGAGCAGGCCGACGGCTCTGCTTCGGGCGGCTATGCCTCGGTCTCCAGCCCCGAGTTCCGCGAAGCCCAGCTCGCCAAGTTCCGTGAACTTGCCCCCGAGATGGACATCGTCATCACCACCGCCCTGATCCCCAACCGGGAAGCCCCGGAGTTGTGGACAGAGGACATGGTCAAGGCGATGAAGCCCGGCTCGGTGATCGTCGATCTGGCGGCCGAGCGCGGTGGCAACTGCAAGCTGACGGTCATGGACGAGAAGATCGTCACCGACAACGGCGTGACCATCATCGGCTACACCGACTTCCCCAGCCGCATGGCGACGCAGAGCTCGACGCTCTACGCCACCAACATCCGGCACATGATGTCCGACCTGACGCCCGGCAAGACCGACGGCACCGTCGTGCACAACATGGAAGACGACGTGATCCGCGGCGCGACCATCGCGCACGGCAAAGACGTCACCTTCCCGCCGCCGCCGCCGAAGACCAAGGCGATCGCAGCGCAGAAGCCTAAGGAAAAGGCGCCCGAACTGACGCCGGAACAGAAGCGCGCGCAGGAAGTGGCCGCCTTCAAGGCGCAGACCAAGCAGCAGGTCACCCTGCTGACCATCGGTGCGGTGCTGCTGCTCGCCGTGGGCCTCGTTGCCCCCGCCAGCTTCATGCAGCACTTCATCGTCTTCGTGCTCTCGGTCTTTGTTGGCTTCCAGGTGATCTGGAACGTCTCGCATTCGCTGCACACCCCGCTGATGGCCGTCACCAACGCCATCTCCTCGATCATCATTCTTGGTGCCCTGATGCAGATCGGCTCGGGCAACTGGCTGGTGATCATCCTTGCCGCGCTCTCGGTCTTCATGGCCGGGATCAACATCTTCGGCGGCTTCCTCGTGACACGGCGCATGCTCGCCATGTTCCAGAAATCGTAA
- the tig gene encoding trigger factor: protein MQVNETLNEGLKRAYELILTAEELDAKVNEKLVEAQPEIEMKGFRKGKVPMPLLKKQFGQRVLGESMQEAIDGAMNEHFEKTGDRPALQPQVKMTNDDWKEGDDVTVEMSYEKLPEVPEIDASKLSLEKLVVKADDAAVDEALAQLAENAQDFKDRRKGSKAKDGDQVVIDFVGKVDGEAFEGGSAEDYPLVLGSNSFIPGFEEQLVGLKAEEEKAVEVSFPEEYGAEHLAGKAAVFDVTVKAVKEPVAAEIDDELAKKFGAEDLEALKGQIRERLEAEYAGASRQVLKRAMLDALDKEVSFELPPSLVEAEAKQIAHQLYHEEHPDDHGHDHGEIEPTDEHNKLAERRVRLGLLLAEIGQKAEIEVTDQEMTQAIMMQARQYPGQERAFFDFVRQNAQMQQQLRAPIFEDKVIDHIAEGATVTEKEVSKDDLMKAVEALDEE, encoded by the coding sequence ATGCAGGTCAACGAGACGCTGAACGAAGGTCTGAAGCGCGCCTACGAACTCATCCTCACCGCGGAAGAGCTCGATGCGAAGGTGAACGAAAAGCTCGTCGAGGCGCAGCCGGAAATCGAGATGAAGGGCTTCCGCAAGGGTAAGGTCCCCATGCCGCTGCTGAAGAAGCAGTTCGGTCAGCGCGTGCTGGGCGAAAGCATGCAGGAAGCCATCGACGGTGCGATGAACGAGCACTTCGAGAAGACCGGCGACCGTCCGGCGCTCCAGCCGCAGGTCAAGATGACCAACGACGACTGGAAAGAAGGCGACGACGTCACCGTCGAGATGAGCTACGAGAAGCTGCCGGAAGTTCCGGAAATCGACGCGTCGAAACTGTCGCTCGAGAAGCTCGTGGTGAAGGCAGATGACGCCGCCGTCGACGAGGCGCTGGCGCAGCTCGCCGAGAACGCGCAGGACTTCAAGGACCGCCGCAAGGGCTCCAAGGCGAAAGACGGCGACCAGGTGGTCATCGACTTCGTCGGCAAGGTCGACGGTGAGGCCTTCGAAGGCGGTTCCGCCGAGGACTACCCGCTGGTGCTGGGCTCGAACTCCTTCATCCCCGGCTTCGAAGAGCAGCTGGTCGGCCTGAAAGCCGAGGAAGAGAAGGCCGTCGAGGTTTCCTTCCCCGAGGAGTACGGTGCAGAGCACCTCGCCGGCAAGGCTGCCGTCTTTGACGTGACCGTCAAGGCCGTGAAAGAGCCGGTTGCCGCCGAGATCGACGATGAGCTGGCCAAGAAGTTCGGTGCCGAGGATCTCGAAGCGCTGAAGGGCCAGATCCGCGAGCGTCTCGAAGCCGAATACGCCGGTGCCTCGCGCCAGGTGCTGAAGCGCGCCATGCTCGACGCCCTGGACAAGGAAGTCAGCTTCGAGCTGCCGCCGAGCCTCGTTGAAGCCGAAGCCAAGCAGATCGCGCACCAGCTCTACCACGAAGAGCACCCGGACGATCACGGCCACGACCACGGCGAGATCGAACCCACCGACGAGCACAACAAGCTCGCCGAGCGCCGCGTGCGCCTTGGCCTGCTGCTCGCCGAGATCGGCCAGAAAGCCGAAATCGAGGTGACCGATCAGGAAATGACCCAGGCGATCATGATGCAGGCGCGTCAGTACCCGGGCCAGGAACGTGCCTTCTTCGACTTCGTGCGCCAGAACGCCCAGATGCAGCAGCAGCTGCGCGCGCCGATCTTCGAAGACAAGGTCATCGACCACATCGCCGAAGGCGCGACCGTGACCGAGAAAGAGGTCTCCAAGGACGACCTCATGAAGGCTGTCGAAGCGCTCGACGAAGAGTAA
- a CDS encoding DUF2270 domain-containing protein: MKSTHAGDARRKVLDAAEIGALAHLYRGEVYRSTIWRTRLDTTTNWAVVTLGIALSISYSSPAASPLPLILVGILILFFLMLEARRYRYFNVWRARCRWMETHFFAPMLHDGDLHMEEGWQEVLAQDYWKPRYHVSVSVAIGRRIRRNYVWILLIQSIAYIGKLLVHPEPLTSAGDFVARASVGPIHGGFVLAAGLLYCLVWGAAALWSWRDDMRRAGMRHDKTSMG; the protein is encoded by the coding sequence ATGAAGTCAACGCACGCAGGTGACGCGCGCCGCAAGGTGCTGGATGCGGCGGAGATCGGCGCGCTGGCGCATCTCTACCGCGGCGAGGTTTACCGCTCGACGATCTGGCGCACCCGGCTTGACACAACGACGAACTGGGCGGTGGTCACGCTCGGCATCGCGCTCTCGATCTCCTACAGCTCGCCCGCCGCCTCGCCGCTGCCACTGATCCTCGTCGGCATCCTGATCCTCTTTTTCCTGATGCTCGAGGCGCGGCGCTACCGCTACTTCAACGTCTGGCGCGCCCGCTGCCGCTGGATGGAGACCCACTTCTTCGCGCCGATGCTGCATGACGGCGATCTGCACATGGAGGAGGGATGGCAGGAGGTGCTGGCGCAGGACTACTGGAAGCCGCGCTACCATGTCTCGGTCAGCGTTGCGATCGGCCGACGGATAAGGCGCAACTACGTGTGGATTCTGCTGATCCAGAGCATCGCCTACATCGGCAAGCTGCTGGTCCATCCCGAGCCGCTGACCTCGGCCGGGGACTTCGTGGCGCGCGCCTCGGTGGGGCCCATCCACGGCGGCTTCGTTCTGGCCGCGGGGCTGCTCTACTGCCTGGTCTGGGGCGCTGCGGCGCTCTGGAGCTGGCGCGACGACATGCGCCGCGCCGGAATGCGCCACGACAAGACCAGCATGGGCTGA
- the rpsR gene encoding 30S ribosomal protein S18: MAAKPFFRRRKVCPFSGDNAPKIDYKDTRLLQRYISERGKIVPSRITAVSAKKQRELARAIKRARFLALLPYVVK, translated from the coding sequence ATGGCTGCAAAACCGTTTTTCCGCCGCCGCAAGGTCTGCCCCTTCTCGGGCGACAATGCACCCAAGATCGACTACAAGGACACCCGTCTGCTGCAGCGCTACATCTCTGAGCGCGGCAAGATCGTCCCGTCCCGCATCACCGCAGTGTCGGCAAAGAAGCAGCGTGAACTGGCCCGTGCCATCAAGCGCGCCCGCTTCCTCGCCCTGCTGCCCTACGTCGTGAAATAA
- a CDS encoding methyltransferase family protein, translated as MLRKVDLPPLWLLGCLCLAWVQKSLLPLGLGFGPVWADLLGGLLVGGGVLLSLLALLDLRRARTTFMPHQEPERLVTSGVFRLSRNPIYLGDVMILAGFLLFWDAVPSLVLLPIYVWLLEKRFIEPEEARLRRKFVAEFRKYETQTRRWL; from the coding sequence ATGCTCAGGAAAGTCGATTTGCCGCCGCTCTGGCTTCTGGGCTGCCTCTGCCTTGCCTGGGTGCAAAAGAGCCTGCTACCTTTGGGGCTTGGCTTCGGCCCGGTCTGGGCCGACCTGCTGGGCGGGCTGCTGGTCGGGGGCGGCGTGCTACTGTCGCTGCTGGCGCTGCTGGACCTGCGGCGCGCCCGAACTACCTTCATGCCGCACCAGGAGCCGGAGCGGCTTGTCACCTCTGGCGTGTTCCGCCTGTCGCGCAATCCTATCTATCTGGGAGACGTGATGATTCTGGCCGGCTTCCTCCTCTTCTGGGACGCGGTGCCATCGCTTGTGCTGCTGCCGATTTACGTCTGGCTGCTCGAAAAGCGCTTCATCGAGCCGGAGGAGGCGCGTTTGCGACGAAAGTTTGTTGCGGAATTCCGTAAGTATGAGACACAAACCAGAAGGTGGCTTTGA
- the rplI gene encoding 50S ribosomal protein L9, with product MQVILLERVAKLGQMGDVVDVKPGYARNYLLLQGKALTASKENIASFEAQKAQLEARNLETKQEAEALGAKLDGQQFVVIRQASDGGNLYGSVTTRDAADVATAEGFSLDRKQVVIRQPIKELGVHEVEVHLHPEVMVTINLNVARSPEEAELQASGKSIQELAAEEEAQAEFEISELFDELGSAASDEDEAAPASDDEEA from the coding sequence ATGCAAGTCATTCTTCTGGAGCGCGTGGCCAAGCTCGGCCAGATGGGCGATGTCGTCGACGTCAAACCCGGCTATGCACGCAACTACCTGCTGCTGCAGGGCAAGGCGCTGACCGCCTCGAAAGAGAACATCGCCTCCTTCGAAGCGCAGAAAGCCCAGCTCGAGGCGCGCAACCTCGAGACCAAGCAAGAAGCCGAAGCGCTCGGCGCAAAGCTCGACGGCCAGCAGTTCGTCGTGATTCGCCAGGCGTCGGACGGCGGCAACCTCTACGGCTCGGTCACCACCCGTGACGCCGCAGATGTCGCCACCGCCGAAGGCTTCTCGCTGGACCGCAAGCAGGTGGTCATCCGCCAGCCGATCAAGGAACTCGGCGTGCACGAAGTCGAGGTGCACCTGCACCCCGAGGTGATGGTCACCATCAACCTCAACGTCGCACGTTCGCCCGAAGAGGCAGAGCTCCAGGCATCGGGCAAGTCGATCCAGGAACTGGCCGCCGAGGAAGAGGCTCAGGCCGAATTCGAGATCTCCGAACTCTTCGACGAACTCGGCAGCGCCGCGTCGGACGAGGACGAAGCCGCTCCGGCGTCGGACGACGAAGAGGCCTGA
- a CDS encoding NAD(P)(+) transhydrogenase (Re/Si-specific) subunit beta, which yields MEFGFTTAAYVVAAVLFILSLGGLSGQESAKRAVWYGIVGMGLAVFATLIGPGSGLWLLSVILIAAGGIIGTYVAKKVEMTEMPQLVAAMHSLVGLAAVFVGFNAHLTMRTVEKARAAGEAVHGTFAELVAHKTPVELSILQVELFLGIFIGAVTFTGSVIAYGKLAGKVTSKAEKLPGGHLLNAGAAALSVICLIWYMNTGGLFPVLIMTLCALFIGYHLIMGIGGADMPVVVSMLNSYSGWAAAAIGFSLSNDLLIVVGALVGSSGAILSYIMCKAMNRSFVSVILGGFGGTSGPAMEVEGEQVAIDVDGVASALEEADSVIIVPGYGMAVAQAQQNVAELTRKLRAKGKEVRFAIHPVAGRLPGHMNVLLAEAKVPYDIVLEMDEINEDFPDTDVVIVIGSNDIVNPAAQEDPNSPIAGMPVLEVWKAKQVFVSKRGQGTGYSGIENPLFYKDNTRMYYGDAKQSIGELLNKIS from the coding sequence ATGGAATTCGGATTCACGACGGCGGCCTATGTGGTCGCGGCCGTTCTGTTCATCCTGTCGCTGGGTGGCCTCTCGGGGCAAGAAAGCGCCAAGCGCGCCGTGTGGTACGGCATCGTCGGCATGGGCCTCGCGGTCTTTGCCACGCTGATCGGCCCGGGCTCGGGTCTGTGGCTGCTGTCGGTCATCCTGATCGCGGCGGGCGGCATCATCGGCACCTATGTGGCCAAGAAGGTCGAGATGACCGAGATGCCGCAGCTGGTGGCCGCAATGCACAGCCTCGTCGGCCTCGCGGCGGTCTTCGTCGGCTTCAACGCGCATCTCACCATGCGCACGGTCGAGAAGGCGCGTGCCGCCGGTGAGGCGGTGCACGGCACCTTCGCCGAACTGGTCGCGCATAAGACGCCGGTCGAGCTGAGCATCCTGCAGGTCGAGCTGTTCCTCGGCATCTTCATCGGTGCGGTGACCTTCACCGGCTCGGTGATCGCCTATGGCAAGCTCGCCGGCAAGGTGACCTCCAAGGCCGAGAAGCTGCCGGGCGGGCATCTGCTCAACGCGGGCGCCGCGGCGCTCTCGGTGATCTGCCTGATCTGGTACATGAACACCGGCGGGCTCTTCCCCGTGCTGATCATGACGCTCTGCGCGCTCTTCATCGGCTACCACCTGATCATGGGCATCGGCGGCGCCGACATGCCGGTGGTGGTCTCGATGCTGAACAGCTACTCGGGCTGGGCCGCGGCGGCCATCGGCTTCTCGCTGTCGAACGATCTGCTGATCGTCGTCGGCGCGCTGGTGGGCTCCTCGGGTGCGATCCTGTCGTACATCATGTGCAAGGCGATGAACCGCTCCTTCGTGTCGGTGATCCTGGGCGGCTTCGGCGGCACCTCGGGCCCCGCGATGGAGGTCGAGGGCGAGCAGGTGGCGATCGACGTCGACGGCGTGGCCTCGGCGCTCGAGGAAGCCGACAGCGTCATCATCGTGCCGGGCTACGGCATGGCCGTGGCACAGGCGCAGCAGAACGTCGCGGAACTCACCCGCAAGCTGCGTGCCAAGGGCAAGGAGGTGCGCTTCGCAATCCACCCCGTGGCAGGGCGCCTGCCGGGCCACATGAACGTGCTGCTGGCCGAGGCGAAGGTGCCTTATGACATCGTTCTCGAAATGGACGAGATCAACGAGGACTTCCCCGACACCGACGTGGTCATCGTCATCGGCTCGAACGACATCGTGAACCCCGCGGCGCAGGAAGACCCGAACTCTCCCATCGCCGGCATGCCGGTGCTGGAAGTGTGGAAGGCCAAGCAGGTCTTCGTGTCGAAGCGCGGTCAGGGCACCGGCTACTCGGGCATCGAGAACCCGCTGTTCTACAAGGACAACACGCGGATGTACTACGGTGACGCGAAACAGTCGATCGGCGAGCTGCTGAACAAGATCAGCTGA
- a CDS encoding gamma-glutamyl-gamma-aminobutyrate hydrolase family protein, protein MTRPVVGIIGNQHLINETYPAHAGGVMNTEAVSCVSGCLPLLVAADPRFVSVEELMETCDGFLLTGGRPNVHPEEYGEEATEAHGAFDRARDAIVLPLVRACVERGQPFLGICRGFQEVNVAMGGTLYPEIRDLPGRMNHRMPPDGTLEEKFALRHKVTLSEGGRFHKLFGATEVMTNTLHGQGINRPGARIEIEGHAPDGTPEALYVKGAPGFTMAVQWHPEWDAANDPVSRPLFTAFGDAVRAWAGRAEGHQAPQVASA, encoded by the coding sequence ATGACCCGCCCCGTCGTCGGTATCATCGGCAATCAGCACCTGATCAACGAGACCTATCCCGCCCATGCGGGCGGCGTGATGAACACCGAAGCGGTGTCATGCGTCTCGGGCTGCCTGCCACTGCTGGTCGCGGCGGACCCGCGGTTCGTCTCGGTCGAGGAGCTGATGGAAACCTGCGACGGCTTCCTGCTCACCGGCGGGCGGCCCAACGTGCACCCCGAGGAATACGGCGAGGAGGCGACCGAGGCGCATGGCGCCTTCGACCGCGCCCGCGACGCCATCGTTCTGCCGCTGGTGCGCGCCTGTGTCGAGCGGGGCCAGCCGTTCCTCGGCATCTGCCGCGGTTTCCAGGAGGTCAACGTGGCGATGGGCGGAACGCTCTACCCCGAGATCCGCGACCTGCCGGGGCGGATGAACCACCGGATGCCCCCCGATGGCACGCTCGAGGAGAAGTTCGCCCTGCGCCACAAGGTGACGCTGAGCGAGGGCGGGCGGTTTCACAAGCTCTTCGGTGCCACCGAGGTGATGACCAACACGCTGCATGGGCAGGGCATCAACCGCCCCGGCGCGCGCATCGAGATCGAGGGACACGCCCCCGACGGCACCCCCGAGGCGCTCTACGTGAAGGGCGCGCCGGGCTTCACCATGGCGGTGCAATGGCACCCCGAGTGGGATGCCGCCAACGATCCGGTCTCGCGGCCGCTGTTCACCGCCTTCGGCGATGCTGTGCGGGCCTGGGCCGGCCGGGCCGAGGGGCACCAGGCCCCCCAGGTGGCGTCTGCCTGA